Proteins encoded by one window of Bauldia sp.:
- a CDS encoding HD domain-containing protein has product MDRDQRIRDPVHNLIPFSTKNPEDRLLWDLLQTAPLQRLRRIRQLGFSEFVYPGATHTRFSHSLGAMQMARRMLGAFERNQLFELNDQHALMRKATLAASLLHDVGHGPYSHVFEELSEEYKIEKDHEEYTKDIIKSKEINKILEEYGVNRETLSFFEVEAGYTPYDSIISSQMDCDRLDFLARDRYYTGIKSQVVDFEWLFDSLIIDEVTIDPVDDLKRYAFVVLPKGISVVEEFVIAYVKMYHNVYFHKTTRAVQFQVMSAVRQALKEYGPKLIERGVNLARFFLDEKARTLEIYSSLDDSSITSFIHHLAEGEYGSSSILAQRLLRRDLFKCLEIPPLEGGGNRNEMIGRLIKAMKAEGLVFYPDVVSDRSYKQYDAADEHFLENIIVRKDGENRGLHHASSLVKSISVTTTRFYFEDAASLARSKEILKAV; this is encoded by the coding sequence ATGGATCGCGACCAGCGCATCAGAGACCCTGTCCATAATCTAATTCCCTTCTCGACCAAGAATCCAGAAGACCGCCTGCTCTGGGATCTTTTACAGACTGCGCCTTTGCAACGGCTTCGGCGTATTAGGCAACTTGGTTTCTCTGAGTTCGTCTACCCAGGCGCGACGCATACCAGATTTTCGCATTCCTTGGGTGCGATGCAAATGGCGCGTCGGATGTTGGGTGCTTTCGAGCGTAACCAGCTTTTCGAACTCAACGATCAGCACGCTTTAATGCGAAAAGCTACTTTAGCTGCCTCTCTTCTTCACGATGTTGGTCACGGTCCCTATTCTCACGTGTTCGAGGAGCTTTCTGAAGAATACAAAATAGAAAAAGATCACGAAGAATACACAAAAGATATAATAAAGTCCAAGGAGATAAATAAAATTCTTGAGGAATACGGGGTAAACAGAGAAACTCTGTCATTCTTTGAGGTGGAGGCGGGATATACACCTTATGACTCTATAATATCGAGTCAGATGGACTGCGACCGCCTTGATTTTCTTGCGAGGGATAGATACTATACTGGTATCAAATCTCAAGTCGTTGATTTCGAATGGCTGTTCGATAGTCTTATTATAGATGAAGTTACTATAGATCCCGTAGATGATTTAAAGAGATATGCATTTGTCGTATTGCCCAAGGGTATAAGTGTCGTTGAAGAATTTGTTATTGCTTACGTAAAGATGTACCACAATGTTTACTTCCATAAAACGACGAGGGCAGTCCAGTTTCAGGTTATGTCCGCTGTTCGCCAAGCTCTGAAGGAATATGGACCAAAATTGATTGAGCGTGGCGTTAACTTGGCGCGTTTCTTTTTGGACGAAAAAGCGCGAACTTTGGAGATATACTCGTCCCTTGATGATTCTTCGATTACGTCGTTTATTCATCACTTGGCAGAAGGTGAATACGGGAGTTCCAGTATTCTTGCTCAGAGATTGCTACGACGTGACCTTTTTAAATGTCTAGAAATACCGCCACTAGAAGGAGGCGGAAATCGTAATGAAATGATTGGCCGCCTTATCAAGGCGATGAAGGCAGAAGGTCTTGTGTTTTATCCGGACGTCGTTTCGGATCGCTCATATAAGCAATACGATGCCGCGGACGAACATTTCTTAGAAAATATAATAGTAAGAAAAGATGGCGAAAACCGCGGTCTTCATCACGCGAGTAGTCTTGTAAAATCTATTTCTGTGACAACGACTAGGTTCTACTTCGAGGATGCGGCGTCTTTGGCGCGCTCAAAAGAAATCCTTAAAGCGGTCTGA